The segment CGTTTCTGACGACCAACTGTTCGCTGCTATGGTCGAGAATCCAAAGCTGATTGAACGTCCTATCGTAGTTGCCAATGGTAAGGCTCGCTTAGGCCGTCCACCAGAACAGGTTCTAGAAATCTTATGATGACCAATGTGGTTGTACTCTATTACAGCCGACACGGTAGTACTCAGTCATTGGCAAGGCAGATCGCTAGGGGTATTAACAGTATTCCGGATTGTGAAGCGATTCTGAGAACAGTTCCGGAGATCAACAGCAATGAAACCAATGCTGAAGATCCATATATCACGTTAGATGAGCTGAAGAACTGCGACGGTTTGGCTTTGGGTAGCCCTGCATGGTTTGGCAACATGGCCGCACCTTTGAAACACTTTTGGGACCAAACCACACCTTTGTGGCTAAACGGCGATTTGATAGATAAACCTGCTTGTGTGTTTACCTCTTCATCCACCTTACATGGCGGTCAAGAGAGTACACAACAAACCATGATGTTACCTCTGCTTCATCATGGCATGGTTATTGTGGGCATCCCCTACTCTGAGCCGAAATTGCATACTTCCGTATCAGGTGGCACCCCCTACGGTGCTAGCCACGTATCGCAATTGAACAGCAAACTCTCTGAAGATGAAAGCGAACTTGCACGTCAACTCGGAAAACGTCTTGCTAAGCTAGCGCGACAACTAAAAGATGCATCGAACTAAAGACCGTCTCTGTTCAACAGACGAGTCTCATTAAAGGAACGACCATGAGTGTTGAAATGACCTCAAAAACCAAACAGTTTCGCTGGTTAGCACTGACAAGTAACCTCGCTTTGATTGTTTGGATAGCTTTATGGCAACTGGATTTATCACCACACCCACACCTTAATCCATTGGCGTTAACGGTAGCGTGGCTGATTCCACTGCTGTTGCCTCTACCAGGTATCTTAGCGGGTAAACCTTATACCCACGCTTGGGCCAACTTTATTCTGATGCTGTATTTCTTACATGCTTTCACCATTTTGTATGTCGACGATGGCGAACGCTGGCTGGCAGCTGTCGAACTGTTCCTCACTTTCTCAGCATTTATGGGCAACGTTTTGTACGCAAGACATCGTGGTAAAGAGTTAGGGCTGAAATTGACCAAACTTTCTGTC is part of the Vibrio diazotrophicus genome and harbors:
- a CDS encoding DUF2069 domain-containing protein — protein: MSVEMTSKTKQFRWLALTSNLALIVWIALWQLDLSPHPHLNPLALTVAWLIPLLLPLPGILAGKPYTHAWANFILMLYFLHAFTILYVDDGERWLAAVELFLTFSAFMGNVLYARHRGKELGLKLTKLSVVEKQEKQRFDQE
- the wrbA gene encoding NAD(P)H:quinone oxidoreductase, coding for MTNVVVLYYSRHGSTQSLARQIARGINSIPDCEAILRTVPEINSNETNAEDPYITLDELKNCDGLALGSPAWFGNMAAPLKHFWDQTTPLWLNGDLIDKPACVFTSSSTLHGGQESTQQTMMLPLLHHGMVIVGIPYSEPKLHTSVSGGTPYGASHVSQLNSKLSEDESELARQLGKRLAKLARQLKDASN